The genomic DNA TGTATAATCTTCTTATTTCATCTCTTAGTTCCATTAAGGCAAATCCAAATAAGTTTTCCTCTCCTCCCCATTCATCATTAGAGATATAAACTAAAGATTTGTCTCCAGTATCTAAAAGAATTTGTTTTAAGTTATCGTCATTCATTATTTTATAATATGCTCCATTTAAACAAGCAGAGTATTTATAATGATTCCATAATTCTTGTTGACTTCCAGTTAGCTCAAAATCATCATTTAAATCAGTTAAATCATAGTCATCATGAGGCATATCGAATAAATCATATTTTGCACATAAAATATAATTTCTAATACTTAAAAAATGCATTGCATCCAATCTAAATTCTTCATCAACTTGCTCAAGAGTGATGAAATCATTTACGACAACATAATCTTCTTCATCTATTTTTGAATATTTTTGAATTCCATCTTTTCTCCAGAATCTTGCAAAAAATGAATATTTTTCTAGTTTTTCAGCACCGTTCTGGTCTTCTTCATCATGACATAGCCAATTTAGAGGTTGAGGGAATAATTTTTTAAACTCTTCAGTTTCACAAGGTATGTTCATCCAATAGAACTCCCCGTATCCCATTCTCCAGCCAATAGTGTAACGAGATAATTCAGGATACATTAACCATCTTGGAGCTGCAAATTTACCATCATCCAAATAAGATTTCATTTTATCTTCTCCCATATCAGCACCTATAATATGTTAAATATCGGGGAATATCACTATATATTATATCAACATCTTTTGCATAAATCACTAGCTTTTCAATGTATCTTTTTATTGTTATTTCTCTGAATTCTAATAGATTAACAAGTGTAATTTAAAGTGTCTTTTATTATCTATAAAAAACCTAAATTATAACTACATTTTTTTATTTTAACATATATTAGTCTTTATAACCAGTATATGTTGTGTAATCAACATCATCATTTGATTCAAAGTCTTCAGTTGGTGTAGCAAAAGTTATACCTCCACCACAATAAGGGCAGACAATATCATATTCTGTTACTTCTTCACCACATCTAGGGCAATGTCTAATCATAAAATCACCACATCATTATTATTGATTATAATTATAACTGCTTCTTATAAAAATATTTAATTAATTTGATTTCAATTCTTGCTGTTAATGTGTGTAATTTAAAGTGCTTTTTTAGTTATAATATAAATTGCTTCCACAGTTTGGGCAGCTGTTTCTTTTTGCTATGAATTTATGGCCACAGCGAGTACATGTGTACCTGTGTACATCACAGCTTACTGATCCTCCGCAGTGTGGACATTTTTTGTGTGGACCTGTAAATGTATTATTGCAGTGTGGACATCTGTAATGTACATTGTATGCTTCACGTGTGCGTTTTCCTTTTTTATAACCATAATAATATCCGTAAGCAGCTATTATTCCTATTATTGCTATTATTATGCTTATTCCGGATGTTGGTATAAATAATGTGAAACCAAAGAATAGAAGTATTATTGCTGATAAGAGGACGTTTCCTCCTATGCTTTCTTTTTTGGCTTTGTAGTTTCCCTGACTTGCTTGTGCTTCTTGGTATTGTCTTTTTTCTTTTTCTGCATTTTTTTGAGCATGTAATGTTAATATTATTTCTTCAGGTTCTGGCATCTTAAAATCACCATCCACCTTTTTACTTTTTTCCGAAAGTGGTTCTGTTTATTAAAAAATTAATTCTTTGATTGAATAATTATTGTATATAATATATATAAAATATGATTTTATAAGGTTAATCTATTTATGTTTAATTCAAAGTTCTTTTATTAACTATAAAAAACAAAAGAAAAGGAGAATAAAATATGGTTGTTGTTAAACCTTTGGGAGATCATGAAAAAATAGAGATAGACTTTCCAAATGGAATGCATTTATCTATAAGCTATGGAACAATAATTGATAAAGAATATTACAAAGAATCCAGATTCCGGGGAAATATAAGAAAAATTATTCTTTTAGATTCAAAAGGAGAAATTATTGACCAATTAGTAGAGAATAATCCTGATAAACCTTCAACTGAAGAGCTAAAAGAGATTTATGATAAGTTATTTCCAATTTATGCGGAATTCCAATAAAAAGGTGTTTGTTTACAATGAGTGAAAGAGCATTTGGAGATCATAAAAACAAAATAATTGAAATGGAAAAAGGCTACAAAGTAATCTTAGATTACACTAATAAAGCTAATCCTTCAACTAAAGACTTTGGAGAATGGTGTTATGATAGCCAATATCTAAGAACCAGACTTTACGATGCTAAAGGAGAATTAATTTCTTCAGCTATTGTTGAAAATCTAAATTATTATTAGTGCAGAACCGTGCTTGATTGGTTCAATTACTAATTTTCTATTTTTCCACAACACACTCTTTGATTGCTGTTGCTTCAACAAAGGACTTTTCATGTAGCTATAAGTTTTTCATAGATTATAAAATGTACTTTAAATTACACAAAGACTCATTTTAGGTTTAATTTATTTTTTCACCAAGCACCAATGCTATTGGAACTTTATTGGGATTAATTTTATTCCTTTGTCTTGTATACTTAATTTACATTAACTTAAAGAATAAAAAAGATATAACATACTCTACATTACTTATCTCTATAGTATTTTTAACTATATTAGTTGGAATTATATTATCTATCTTAATTAGACCCATATTCATTTCAAGATATATAATACCAGCACTGGGAGGATTATGGCTAGGATTTTCAATTTTACTGGATAATAGTTCTATAAATAAAAAAATGTATAATGTAATAATAATTATTGTTTTACTTATTTCAGTTGTTGGCATTATTAGCTTTTATGATATTAGCTCATCAAAATATAGTGAAACAATAGAGAATCAAGAGTTATTACATGATATAAATCAGACTGACATAACTGTTTTTAATGATAAATTAAGCTATTTAAGGTATTCTCCATATATCTCTAGCGAAAATCAATTCCATGAAGATATAGATGAAATTTTAAACAGATTTAATGGTACGATTTATGTATTTGATAAATTCAATGAAGTAAATCAATCTAATACAACCTTTGAGAAAATAGGTGTTATTAACCAAGATGATGTTTATATTGTTAAAAAAGTATAATTTAAAGTTCTTTTTATATCTATAAAAAACTATTCTGAAGACATAAATTAATCTGCTTTGATGAAAATAATAGCTATTTTTCTAAATTAAAGTTAAAATAGATTAACTAATGTTTATATATATTCTCTTTTATCAGTTAATCTACAGATTCTACAATTTACTTATGGATTGATGTATTCAACTAGTTCATGATTTACAAAATGGATTATCCATAAGCATCATATTAGATCTTCAAGACCTATATCCTTTAAAAAGATGTCTAATTTATTTCCTCTTATTCCATAATAATATCCAAGCATTAATTTAACATAAAAAGTTATTGGATCTCCATCAAAATTCCATATCTCTTTATTAGAATAATATTTTTCAAGATATTCCTCTTCACCATTGAAATAATCAATTCCAACAATTAAACTGTTAAATTCATCATATTTATTTACAAATGCTAAAACTTTATTTGTTTCAACATTAGTTTCTTCCCTATATGGCAAAATTTCATCAATGGTGCATAATTTACTGGGGTTTTTAAGATAGAATTCTTGTCTTTTCTTTAAAAACAATTCTGATAAATCATTTAGATTTTCTAATAAACTTTTAGGTATAGGTTCTTTGTCAAAATCTGCTAATTTTTCCACTAATCCTTTATAATTATTTTTAATCCTTTTTTTGTTATAAACAATAAATTTATGTGTATATTTTGTCTTCATATTTTTTATTTTCAAATATTTTTACTTATAAATGTTTTTTAACAGAAATTTATTAATATAAACTGAATAGTTAATCTCTATGAAATATAGTTAAATCTCAATTTTTTTATATATGATATATTTAATTGAAATAACTATTAATATAATTTAATTTTTGGCTTTGATTAATTATTTAATTAATTTTAAAATTAATTTTATTAATTTGTTAAATTTATCGATAAATTGAAAATTTAATTTTCTTCAATTTTTAATAAATTTGATAAATTAATCTTAATTTGAGTTTCGCATAGATTAATCCAACTTTTTAAATTAAATTAATATTGTTTTTAATGTTATTTAAAATATTGATTAAAACAATTAATATTATTCAGGTAAATATAAGTTTAATTTATCGTTACTTGGATAATTCTTTTGATGGAATTTGTTGGGTAATTTGTAAATTTGAAAAAGATGTTAAAGGAGTTTAAGTGTTTTAAATTGAAAAATTATAATTTATTGAGCTATATTAATGTAAAAAAAAGAAAATAGTTAAAGATTTTATGAAAGTAACTATTAATATACCTTCCATGAGAGAACAGAAAAAAATTTTAAGTTTCATTGAAGTGATAATGGAAAAAATCAGATTATCGGTTTAAAATTTGTTTTACTAAATCATAATGAACATCTTTAGTGTAATTTAAAGTGATTTTTATTAGCTTTAAAAAACTTCCTTAACTGAGTTTGTTCACTTCAGAAGTCTAGATTTTTATCCAAGTTACAGTGTCTATACGTTTCTATTTATAATTGCAGCTATGCTTTTTAAGTTTGATTAGCTTATTTTCAAGTATCATTGATTATTGCAGTTTTTCAGTTTCCTATTGTTATTTCCATGGCTTGTTATGTTTTAATTAGACATGTTTTATCTTGGAATTTTGTCTAAACCTTTTTTTAACATAAACTTTATATATTAATATTTTAAAATAATTGTTATATATCGCAACAATTAGGAGGTTTTTTCGTGAAAAAAGCTGAAGATGTTATTGAAGAAACACCTTTTTTAATAACACATATTATATCTATACATAAAACTCATGATATCTTTTTAAATAAGTTTATTAAAGAAAGTGGAATTAAACCTAGTCAATATTATATGTTATTGTATTTAAATGAAAATAAGGATTTTAATCAGTCTGAAATTGCTGCATGTTGTTTGATGGATCGTTGTGGTGTTTCAAGAGCTTTTAAAGAATTTGAAGAAAAGGGAATTATTACACGTGAAATTTCTAAAGAAAGCAAACGTGAATATGATGTTTCTTTAACTGAAAAAGGACAGAAAATTGTTGATTTCTTACTTAGTAAAGAATTTGAATGGGAAGAAGAAATCTGTGATAATTTTGATATAGATTCAGATGAATTGCACAGAATCATGGCTCAGTTTTCTAGATTGTCTGTAGATTTTAATAAGAAGAGATATTCTAAAAAATAATTTTTTTTACTTTTTTGTTGATAGTCGCAACATTTATATGTTAGTTTAGCTAATCTATGAACAAGATTGTTATAATTAGCAACAATTATAGGTGATTATTATGGATTATATACAATTGAATAATGGAGTAAAAATGCCCATATTAGGTTTTGGTGTTTATCAAATTACAGATTTAGAAGAATGTGAGAAAGCAGTTAGTGAAGCAATAGATGTTGGTTACAGATTAATAGATACAGCTCAAGCTTATTCTAACGAAACTGCAGTTGGAAATGCAATAAAAAAATCAGGGATTCCACGAAAAGAATTTTTTATAACAACAAAATTATGGATTTCCAATTCAGGATATGAAAATGCAAAAAAATCATTAGATGAATCACTGGAAAATTTACAAACTGATTATATTGACTTAGTTTTAATTCACCAACCTTTCGGTGATTACTATGGAACTTACAGAGCACTAGAAGATTATTATAAGAAAGGAAAAATCAAAGCTATTGGTGTAAGTAATTTTTATCCAGACAGATTAATTGATTTATTGTCTTTTAATGAAATTGTACCTGCAGTAAATCAGGTTGAAACTCATCCATTTAACCAGCAAATAGAAGCACATGGAATAATGGAAAAATATGGAGTTCAAATAAATTCATGGGCACCTTTCTGTGAAGGAATGGATAATATATTTGAAAATGAAGTTTTAAAAGAAATTGGAGAAAAATATGACAAAACTGTTGCTCAGGTAATTTTAAGATGGTTAATCCAAAGAAGTGTTGTAGTAATTCCAAAATCAGTACATAAGGAAAGAATTGAAGAAAATTTCGATGTTTTTGACTTTGAATTAAGTGAAGAAGACATGGAAACCATTAAAAGTTTAGATTGTGGAGAAAGTAAATTTTTCTCACACTATGATCCTGAAATTGTAGAATGGTTTATGACTATGAAATAAAATGATTAGTGATTCAAATGGATAAAAATAATTTAGTAATTTTAATTTTAGCATTCGGTACTTTTGGAATTCTTACAACGGAAATGGGTTTTGTAGGAATTTTGCCATTGGTTGCTACTCAATTTGGGGTAAATGTAGTTGATGCAGGGCTATTTGTAAGTTTATTTGCACTTGGTGTAGCTATTGCTGGGCTAGTAATGCCTTTACTCTTTTCTAAGGTAAATTATAAAAAATCTCTTTTATTAGTTTTAGGGATTTTTATAATTAGTAATATCTGCTTTGCATTTATAACAGATTTTAATATTGCTTTAATATTAAGAGTTATTCCTGCTTTCTTCCATCCAATATTTTGTTCATTTGCATTAACTTTAGCAGCACAATTGGCAAAAGAAGGAGAAGAACTAAAAGCAACATCTAGAGTTATTATGGGTGTTTCAGCAGGAATGATTTTAGGAGTTCCAATTGTTTCATCTTTATCTTACAGTGAATCTTTTGAACTGGCAATGTTATTCATGGCTGCAATAAATATTATTGCATTTATTAGTTTAGCAATTCTAATGCCTTCAATCAAACCAAAAGAAGGAATATCATATTCAGGACAGCTTAAAGTATTGAAAAAACCATCATTTATTTTATCAATAATTGGTGTTTTATTAATATCTGCGGGATTATACAGTGTTTACAGTTATGTTTCTCTATTTTTAGGTTTAAGTAATATAGTTGGAAACTTTTTGAGTGTTGTGTTGTTCTTATATGGTGTTTTCAGTATTTGTGGAAATTATATTGCAGGACATCTGCTTAGTAAAGTTCCAAATAAAACAGTACTAATATACCCATTTATAATTTCAATTATATTCTTATTGCTCTTTGGATTTTATGATATAGTAATGGCTATTATTATATTAATGATAATTTGGGGAGTATTTGCAGGAATTGGAAACAATATCCAGCAATTTTGGATTACATCAGCAGCACCAGAAGCACCAGAATTTGCTAATGGAATTTTTTTATCTAGTGGAAATATTGGAATTACATTAGGAACTACCTTAAGTGGAATAGCTATTTCAGCTCTTGGTGTTCGCTATATTGTATTTGTTGGAATTGTTTGTTCACTTTTAGCATTTGTTTTCTTTGTTTTAAGAAATAGAGCTAGTAAATCAGAAACTAATCTAAACTAAATCTATTTCTTATTTTTTTACATTAATATTAAATAATTTTAAAAATAAATTATTTTTCATGATTATCAATAAAAGGTCTGTAAAGTCAATACTTTCGAAGTCTAATTTACCAATTGCGGGTTTTACAGTTAATCCCTATGTAGGTTGTTCTCATGCTTGTAAATATTGTTATGCAACATTCATGAAGAGATTTACAGGACATAAAGAAGAATGGGGAACCTTTTTAGATGTTAAATATTGGCCAAAAATAAAAAATCCGTCAAAATATGATGGCGAAACAATAATTATTGGTTCAGTAACAGATGCATATAATCAGTATGAAAAAGAATATGAAAGAACCAGATATTTTTTAGAAGAAATGAGTGAAAGTAATGCTAACTTGATAATAACTACTAAATCAGATTTAGTTTTAAGAGATTTAGATTTAATTTCAAAGTTTCCAGATCCTTTAATTTCTTTTTCAATAAATACTTTAGATGAAGAATTTAAAAATGACATGGATGATGCACCTTCAATTAAAAGAAGATTAAAAGCTTTAAAAAAGATTCACAAATTAGGTATAAGAACAACTTGTTTTATATCACCAATATTTCCGGCAATTACAGATTCTATTGAAATAATTAAAGAAGTAACTGATTTTACTGATTATATTTGGCTTGAAAATCTGAATTTAAGAGCTAATTATAAAAAAACTATAATGGATTATGTTAAAAATAATTATCCTGAATTTCTTGGTTTTTATGAAGACATTTACTTAAACAAAGATATTGGTTTTTGGAAGGATTTAGATGAAAAAATAAATCAATTTTGTCAGAAAAATGGATATTTATATGTAATTGATAAAGAACCATTTTTAAATAATCCGATGGAAAAACCAATTATAATCAATTATTTTTATCATGAAAAGATTAGACAAAGTTCAAAAAATAAAAAGTAGTTTTCAAATGCTCTTATTTAATCTTTTTATAGCAAAATTTAAATAGATTTGTTAGAGGAGAATTTTATGATTATTAATGTTGGTGCAAGATCAGACATTGTTAATTATTATAGTAAATGGTTATTAAATAGGTTAAATGAAGGTTATGCATATTCTAGAAATCCATTATTTAAAAATAATGTTTCTAAATTAAGTTTAAAACTGGGTTTTTTATAGAATATAAAAGGCACTTTAAATTACACAATACTAAATGGAAATACCGTAGGAAACTTTAAATATTTTCAATGTTAATATATGCATAATACAATGTTAATATATGCATAATACAATAATTGTATTGGTTTTTTAATTGAATTATGGAGGGGTATTATGGTTAGTCCAATAGTAGCAGCTATTATTTCTTTCTTCTTCCCTGGTATTGGTCAAGTAGTACAAGGTGAAACCAAGAAAGGTATAATAATGTTTGTTGCAGCAATTGTTATTTCAATTATTTTAACTTACGCATTAGGTACCATTGGTAATATTATTTACTTAATATATGCTGTATATGCTGCATACGATGCTTATAATATGGGATAAATTAATTTTTATCCATTATTTTTTTATAAAACTTTTTTTTTTAAAACATAAATTTTGCTGATTTTCACATTAATTAACAATATTTATTAATCATCCTAACTATAATTATAATATTAAGATTTTTTTCTGAAGTTTTTTATAGAATATAAAAGGCACTTTAAATTACACATCTATTAATTATAATAATAGGAGGTCAGTCCAAAAAAAAGTGATGTATGAGATGAGTTAATTCTTATTTTTTTGGAACAAATGATTTGTTATGATACATGATATTGTAATATACTTAGCTGTAAAAAAACATTATTGCAGTTTAAAATTACGTGTTTCAAATTTAAAATATAAAAGGTTTTATATAATTCTATGAAAGTTGCTAAACGAACGAAGAAAATGAACATAGCAAGAACATCCCCATGCATTCCAAAAAGTATCCTCTTTTTTTGTTCTTCACTATGTACCGTGGACAATTAGAAAAAATAGATAAAATAATATAAAAAAAGTAGATTTTAGTCTTCAGCAAATAATTTTTCTTCATCAAATTCTTTAGGATTATCAAGAGTACCAAAAATATCAGACAAAAAACCTGCAAACATACAAAGCTCTTTCCATTCAGCAAAAGCTTTAGGACTAGTCTTATACATCCCTCTCATATGCTCCATTTTCTCTTCTTCAGTCTCAAAAAGTTCAATAGCAGCAGTATGATCAGTGTTAAATGTCCCATAACCAACACGACGACCTGCATCAAGACCATTAACTTCAAAGTATCTCATGAAACAACACTCCTTCTAATATAAAAATTCAATTTCAAAACCATAATCTGATAATTTATCTTCGTATAATTTTTTATATTTATTTTTATGTTCAGTGTAATTTAAATTGCTTTTTATAATTTATAAAAAACTTAATATGAAATATCAAAAATTAGTAGATGTATATAACCAATTAGAAGAAAATTCTAAAAGATTAGAAAAAACTAGAATACTTTCTGATTTCATAAAAGAATTAGATGATGAAACTTTATCAAAGGTAGGATTACTTATACTTGGACGTGTTTTTCCTGCATGGAGTGATAAAGAATTAGGTATAGGTAGTAAATTAGTTATGGAAGCTGTAGCTAAAGCTGTTGGAACTACTGTAGATAAAGTTGAAGATGAACTAAGAGAACAGGGAGATATTGGACTTGCATCTGTTAATTTGTTTTCTAAAAAATCTCAAACTACTTTTTTTTCACAACCATTAACTATTAAATTTGTTTTTGACAATCTTATAAAGCTTACAACAATTTCCGGCTCAAAATCTACAAGTCGCAAAATATCCATTATTCTAGAGTTATTATCCCAAGCATCAGCTACAGAAGCTAAATATTTAACACGTACTATAACTGAAGAGCTTAGAATTGGTGTTGGTGAAGGTATTGTTCGTGATGCAATAGCCGAAGCATTTAACATTGATAAGGATATTATTGATAGAGCACATATGCTTACTAATGATTTAGCTCTTATTGCAGTTGTTGCTAAAAATGAAGGTGAAGATGGACTTAAAAAATTAACATTAACTCCTGGAAAACCTGTAAAGCCTATGCTTGCACAATTATCTGAAGGAATTGAACCATCAATTAAAATGATGGGTCTTGCTATTTGTGAAACTAAATATGATGGAATTAGACTTCAGGTTCACAGAAATAAAGATGAAATTAATATTTTTACAAGAAGATTAGAAAATATTACTGAAGCAATGCCTGAAATTGTAAAAGCCGTAGATGAATATTTGCCTCATGTAAATTATATTGTTGAAGGTGAGGTAATAGCTACAAGAGATGGAAAACCATTATCTTTCCAAAATATTCTACATAGGGTTAGAAGAAAGTATAATATTGAAGAAGCTATTGAAAATGTTCCTTTAAAATTATTTTTATTTGATTTACTTTACTTTAGAAAATCAATGATTGATGAACCATTACTTAAACGTAGAAAAAAACTTGAAGAAATTGTAGATACAAGTTCTGAAGAAATTAATTTAAGTAAAATGGTCAAGGGAACTATTGATAACATTCATGAAGTTGAAGAACTATTTAAAACATCCATTGAAGAAGGACATGAGGGAATAATGATAAAAGATTCTAAAGAACCTTATATTCCCGGTCTTAGAGGTAAGAAGATGCTTAAATATAAAGCGGAACCTGAAACATTAGATGTTGTAGTAGTTGGAGGAACTCATGGAATTGGTAAAAGAAAAGACTTTATCGGCTCTTATTTAGTAGCTTTAAGAGATGAAAATGATGATTTAAAGACCGTTGCTCATGTAGCTACTGGTCTTGATGATGATACTTTAAAGTATTTAACTAAAAAAATGGAAGAATATAAGCTTTCTGAAAAAGGTACTAAAGTTACCGTAGAACCTAAAATCATTTTAGAAATTGGTTTTTCTGAAATTGTTAAAAGTCCTGAATATGAAACTGGATTTTCCTTAAGATTCCCTGTAGTTAAAAGAGTTAGAAAAGATAAAGGACTTGGTGACATTGATACAGTTGAAAGGTTAATTTCCATGTACAAATAAATTCTATTTAACTGATTCAATCATCTTTTTAACTTTTTAAGTTAAATTTTTAAAAATGGAAATTTCAGATGATAAAATATTTAAAATAGCTTTAGTAGTCAGTTTAGTTGGTATTTTAGGACTTATCTTTACATCTCCCTATATTGAAGTTAAAGAAGTAGCTATTTCAGAAATTAATAAGAACATGATTGAAGAGGAAGTTTCTATAACTGGAGTTGTTGAGAAAGTATCTAAATCTTCATCAAGTAATACTTATTTTTTAACAATAAATGATGGGACTGGGCAAATTCCAGCAATAGCCTTTGAATCTGTAGTTATTGAACTAGAAAATTCCCAAACACCTATAGATATTTTTAAAAATGAAAAAGTAATAATTACTGGAACCATTACTGAATACAATTCTAAACTAGAACTTATTATTAGTGATGGCAGTTCAATTAAGCTTGCTAACTAAATGAGTGTTTTTTGATAAAAAGGCATCAATTCCATTACTTGGATTTCCATGAATTAAAACTGTTTTATTATCTAAATTAAATAAGAAAATATTGCCATCAAAGACATATTTAGCACACAAACCATAAACACCTGAAAAACCAGAAATGTTCATTTCATTTGGATAATATCCTAACCATAAAGAAGATTCTGATAAATTAGATACCTTTTCAACTACAGTTATCTTAATAAAACCTTCACCTCCATTACTAGCTAAAGATACTATACTATCTGATTGGTTTTCAATTACATAATAAGCAGGGACCTTAAAGGTTATTCCCTGTATAACAAATTCCCTATCACCATCATCTTCAGCTGGAATGAACAATAAAGAAATAGCTAATACTAAAACTGCAAATAACAAAATAAAGATGTCGGAAGTTTTTAACATATTAACACCTTATTTTAGTTGCTGATTTACCGCCAATACATCTTCAAGTTCAAAATACCCACCATAAAAGGTAATGTTATATTTACCGTATTCCACAATGAACTTATCATTAAATGATACTCCATCTACCAAATATCCGTCAACACCTTCAATTGTAGTTGGAATTAACACTATTGGTTCTGGTTGCTGATAATCAGCTACATTATCATCTTCATAGTCTTCTTCTTCAGTATTATCAACAAAAATTTCTACATCACCTTCACTATTATTTAATACAGCATATTGATTGTGATCAAATTCTGAGTATTCAAGATTAATTTCATATCCTGGAGGAGCATATAGCATTACATCTCCTACTATAAATGAT from Methanobrevibacter woesei includes the following:
- a CDS encoding ATP-dependent DNA ligase gives rise to the protein MKYQKLVDVYNQLEENSKRLEKTRILSDFIKELDDETLSKVGLLILGRVFPAWSDKELGIGSKLVMEAVAKAVGTTVDKVEDELREQGDIGLASVNLFSKKSQTTFFSQPLTIKFVFDNLIKLTTISGSKSTSRKISIILELLSQASATEAKYLTRTITEELRIGVGEGIVRDAIAEAFNIDKDIIDRAHMLTNDLALIAVVAKNEGEDGLKKLTLTPGKPVKPMLAQLSEGIEPSIKMMGLAICETKYDGIRLQVHRNKDEINIFTRRLENITEAMPEIVKAVDEYLPHVNYIVEGEVIATRDGKPLSFQNILHRVRRKYNIEEAIENVPLKLFLFDLLYFRKSMIDEPLLKRRKKLEEIVDTSSEEINLSKMVKGTIDNIHEVEELFKTSIEEGHEGIMIKDSKEPYIPGLRGKKMLKYKAEPETLDVVVVGGTHGIGKRKDFIGSYLVALRDENDDLKTVAHVATGLDDDTLKYLTKKMEEYKLSEKGTKVTVEPKIILEIGFSEIVKSPEYETGFSLRFPVVKRVRKDKGLGDIDTVERLISMYK
- a CDS encoding zinc ribbon domain-containing protein, encoding MIRHCPRCGEEVTEYDIVCPYCGGGITFATPTEDFESNDDVDYTTYTGYKD
- a CDS encoding MarR family winged helix-turn-helix transcriptional regulator — encoded protein: MKKAEDVIEETPFLITHIISIHKTHDIFLNKFIKESGIKPSQYYMLLYLNENKDFNQSEIAACCLMDRCGVSRAFKEFEEKGIITREISKESKREYDVSLTEKGQKIVDFLLSKEFEWEEEICDNFDIDSDELHRIMAQFSRLSVDFNKKRYSKK
- a CDS encoding exodeoxyribonuclease VII large subunit, with amino-acid sequence MEISDDKIFKIALVVSLVGILGLIFTSPYIEVKEVAISEINKNMIEEEVSITGVVEKVSKSSSSNTYFLTINDGTGQIPAIAFESVVIELENSQTPIDIFKNEKVIITGTITEYNSKLELIISDGSSIKLAN
- a CDS encoding radical SAM mobile pair protein B, whose translation is MIINKRSVKSILSKSNLPIAGFTVNPYVGCSHACKYCYATFMKRFTGHKEEWGTFLDVKYWPKIKNPSKYDGETIIIGSVTDAYNQYEKEYERTRYFLEEMSESNANLIITTKSDLVLRDLDLISKFPDPLISFSINTLDEEFKNDMDDAPSIKRRLKALKKIHKLGIRTTCFISPIFPAITDSIEIIKEVTDFTDYIWLENLNLRANYKKTIMDYVKNNYPEFLGFYEDIYLNKDIGFWKDLDEKINQFCQKNGYLYVIDKEPFLNNPMEKPIIINYFYHEKIRQSSKNKK
- a CDS encoding MFS transporter, translating into MDKNNLVILILAFGTFGILTTEMGFVGILPLVATQFGVNVVDAGLFVSLFALGVAIAGLVMPLLFSKVNYKKSLLLVLGIFIISNICFAFITDFNIALILRVIPAFFHPIFCSFALTLAAQLAKEGEELKATSRVIMGVSAGMILGVPIVSSLSYSESFELAMLFMAAINIIAFISLAILMPSIKPKEGISYSGQLKVLKKPSFILSIIGVLLISAGLYSVYSYVSLFLGLSNIVGNFLSVVLFLYGVFSICGNYIAGHLLSKVPNKTVLIYPFIISIIFLLLFGFYDIVMAIIILMIIWGVFAGIGNNIQQFWITSAAPEAPEFANGIFLSSGNIGITLGTTLSGIAISALGVRYIVFVGIVCSLLAFVFFVLRNRASKSETNLN
- a CDS encoding DUF1848 family protein, with protein sequence MIINVGARSDIVNYYSKWLLNRLNEGYAYSRNPLFKNNVSKLSLKLGFL
- a CDS encoding aldo/keto reductase, translated to MDYIQLNNGVKMPILGFGVYQITDLEECEKAVSEAIDVGYRLIDTAQAYSNETAVGNAIKKSGIPRKEFFITTKLWISNSGYENAKKSLDESLENLQTDYIDLVLIHQPFGDYYGTYRALEDYYKKGKIKAIGVSNFYPDRLIDLLSFNEIVPAVNQVETHPFNQQIEAHGIMEKYGVQINSWAPFCEGMDNIFENEVLKEIGEKYDKTVAQVILRWLIQRSVVVIPKSVHKERIEENFDVFDFELSEEDMETIKSLDCGESKFFSHYDPEIVEWFMTMK
- a CDS encoding DUF6677 family protein, with amino-acid sequence MVSPIVAAIISFFFPGIGQVVQGETKKGIIMFVAAIVISIILTYALGTIGNIIYLIYAVYAAYDAYNMG
- a CDS encoding NADAR domain-containing protein, with product MGEDKMKSYLDDGKFAAPRWLMYPELSRYTIGWRMGYGEFYWMNIPCETEEFKKLFPQPLNWLCHDEEDQNGAEKLEKYSFFARFWRKDGIQKYSKIDEEDYVVVNDFITLEQVDEEFRLDAMHFLSIRNYILCAKYDLFDMPHDDYDLTDLNDDFELTGSQQELWNHYKYSACLNGAYYKIMNDDNLKQILLDTGDKSLVYISNDEWGGEENLFGFALMELRDEIRRLYKNNDKIDWEYSKYLD